A genomic window from Paenibacillus sp. FSL K6-0276 includes:
- a CDS encoding HD-GYP domain-containing protein → MRLVSVNKLQAGMKLGKKIYSDEGLTLLADGVELTEALIKRLARIDIGYIYIEDSITDDVVITGMLQDETRNQALKVIRNQFQDMTGASGITKGFYHLDKKFSKIMDSILDDLSLQEDPMIMLLDMHTADNYLYVHSLNVCLYTLVLGIAHGYSKEELRVIGLGALLHDIGKTQVPVKIIQKPGRLSDEEFRHMQAHTEIGFQILKDEPNIPLLVAHCALQHHERIDGSGYPRGLTGPQIHEYAKWLGVADSYDAMTSNRVYKKAMLPHQAVEALYVGSGTLYEQKYLELFRDRVAIYPLGLTVKLSTGESGVVVKIDPSTPHRPTVRVLTGPEGEKVVPFERELSKALSVVIVDVAEQGDSLETPN, encoded by the coding sequence GTGCGTTTAGTATCCGTGAATAAGCTTCAAGCAGGCATGAAATTAGGTAAAAAAATATATAGTGATGAAGGTCTAACTCTACTCGCGGATGGGGTGGAGCTTACTGAGGCATTGATCAAGCGTCTTGCAAGAATAGACATCGGTTATATCTACATAGAGGATTCCATCACGGACGATGTTGTGATTACAGGTATGCTTCAGGATGAGACGCGCAATCAGGCTCTAAAGGTGATTCGGAATCAATTCCAGGATATGACTGGCGCTTCAGGAATCACCAAGGGCTTTTATCATCTCGATAAAAAATTCTCTAAGATCATGGATAGCATCTTAGACGACTTGTCTTTGCAAGAAGATCCGATGATCATGCTGCTTGATATGCACACTGCTGATAACTATTTGTACGTCCATTCCCTAAACGTCTGCTTGTACACTTTGGTGCTTGGCATTGCTCACGGGTACAGCAAAGAGGAACTCCGAGTGATTGGTCTAGGTGCGCTGTTGCATGATATTGGCAAGACACAAGTTCCGGTAAAGATCATTCAAAAACCCGGCAGACTCAGTGATGAAGAATTCCGCCACATGCAGGCTCATACCGAGATCGGGTTTCAAATTCTCAAGGATGAACCGAATATCCCGCTGCTCGTAGCGCATTGTGCCTTGCAACATCATGAACGCATTGACGGTTCCGGATATCCTCGCGGATTAACAGGACCTCAAATTCATGAATATGCTAAGTGGCTGGGTGTAGCGGACTCCTACGATGCCATGACCTCCAATCGAGTCTACAAAAAGGCTATGTTGCCACATCAAGCCGTTGAGGCACTTTATGTTGGTTCCGGTACACTGTACGAACAGAAGTATCTGGAGTTGTTTAGAGATCGCGTCGCTATCTATCCGCTGGGTCTTACCGTGAAGCTCAGTACGGGGGAGAGCGGGGTTGTTGTCAAAATAGATCCTAGTACGCCTCACAGACCCACCGTACGTGTGCTTACGGGTCCTGAAGGAGAGAAAGTCGTGCCGTTTGAACGGGAGCTTAGTAAAGCCCTCTCCGTTGTTATCGTTGACGTCGCAGAACAAGGCGATTCTCTGGAAACGCCAAATTAA
- a CDS encoding hemolysin family protein, producing the protein MHTEFEVGRLLLNLLLVLVLVLLNGIFVAAEFSLVKVRQSRLTQLVSEGNKMAGYALKVNKKLDSYLSATQFGITLASLGLGWIGEPAISELLVEPLMYQMGITDRTLISTVSVVIGFSIITFLHIVLGELAPKSLAIQRTEGSALLLSAPLMFFYNLFMPFIWVLNASANALLRLVGVEPANESEAAHSEEEIRILMNQSAKSGVIDKDEMKLMDNIFEFSDLLAREVMLPRTDMDVLYSNLSLEENMKIITETRHSRYPVAFEDKDRIIGFIHITDLLFAPPEQQNDLTTLVRPILNVPESMEISHTLRFMQKNKAQLTLVVDEYGGTAGLLTAEEILEEIVGDLHDEFEDERPSVERNGDYISVEGRMLIEDVNDLTGVVIEDDEVDSIGGWLFKELEGNPSKGKRVKVEDVVFEVEESTRLRITRINIHHEPHVEDKETSSELDEDRE; encoded by the coding sequence GTGCATACGGAATTTGAAGTAGGGAGATTATTGCTTAATCTTTTGCTTGTTCTGGTGCTCGTATTATTGAACGGTATTTTTGTAGCAGCGGAGTTCTCATTAGTTAAGGTCAGGCAGTCTCGTCTGACCCAACTTGTCAGTGAAGGTAATAAAATGGCCGGATATGCGCTCAAAGTAAATAAGAAACTGGATTCGTACTTATCTGCCACCCAGTTTGGGATTACACTTGCGTCACTTGGGCTTGGTTGGATCGGTGAGCCGGCCATTTCAGAGCTGCTCGTTGAACCGTTAATGTATCAGATGGGGATTACCGATCGTACTCTGATTTCGACCGTATCTGTTGTTATAGGATTTTCGATTATCACATTTTTACATATTGTACTGGGTGAACTTGCACCGAAATCCCTTGCGATTCAAAGAACAGAAGGGTCAGCTCTGCTGCTCTCGGCACCACTGATGTTTTTCTATAATCTGTTCATGCCTTTTATCTGGGTACTGAATGCATCGGCGAACGCGTTGCTTCGTTTAGTGGGTGTTGAGCCTGCGAATGAGAGTGAGGCTGCCCACTCGGAAGAGGAAATTCGTATCCTGATGAATCAGAGTGCTAAGAGTGGTGTTATTGATAAAGATGAGATGAAGCTGATGGATAACATCTTTGAATTCTCTGATCTGCTCGCTCGTGAAGTCATGTTGCCTCGTACGGACATGGATGTGCTGTATAGCAATCTTTCGCTCGAAGAAAATATGAAGATCATTACCGAAACGAGACATTCACGTTATCCGGTTGCCTTTGAAGACAAGGACCGTATTATTGGTTTTATTCATATTACCGATCTGCTGTTTGCTCCACCTGAGCAGCAGAATGATCTTACGACTCTGGTTCGACCGATCCTTAACGTACCGGAATCGATGGAGATCAGCCATACTCTGCGATTTATGCAGAAGAACAAGGCTCAGCTAACGCTTGTTGTCGATGAATACGGTGGTACAGCAGGTTTGCTGACAGCAGAAGAAATTCTGGAAGAAATTGTAGGCGATCTGCATGACGAGTTCGAAGATGAGCGTCCGAGTGTGGAACGCAATGGAGATTATATTTCTGTTGAGGGCCGGATGTTGATTGAAGATGTCAACGATCTTACGGGTGTAGTGATTGAAGATGATGAAGTGGATTCCATTGGCGGCTGGTTGTTTAAGGAGCTGGAAGGTAATCCAAGCAAAGGAAAACGAGTTAAAGTTGAAGATGTTGTTTTTGAAGTAGAGGAATCGACAAGACTGCGGATTACTAGAATTAATATTCATCATGAACCGCATGTCGAGGATAAAGAAACCTCTTCAGAACTGGACGAGGATAGAGAATGA
- the yfkAB gene encoding radical SAM/CxCxxxxC motif protein YfkAB codes for MNVLRPLTSSPRELSPSYDPWDPITSLRKHGSHVLTSVEFTVTNLCNMRCEHCAVGDSLTSREEEMLPLKNMLDRLEEVEHLETISITGGEPMFRAGTVDNIIVPLLKYAKERGIRSQINSNLTMPYSRYEKLLPYLDVMHISFNYVNGDDFHEVGFANSGHAVAKEAAYRLYNTMIENSRQLSEDGMLISAETMINYRTHTKLPEIHKLILDMGAKRHEVHPMYNSSFASALPMLSLNEMRTAIHALLDQRDPEVWMLFGTLPFFACSFLEEDQKLLSRMRAEKNVTLRNDPDGRNRVNVNMFTGDVFVTDFADIAAFGNIDNQKLDDIFIDWQTKHPLNQKVNCHCDAAGCCGPNLLVADMYYPEVDFKTRKAINL; via the coding sequence ATGAATGTTTTAAGACCATTAACATCTTCACCGAGGGAGCTGTCGCCAAGTTACGATCCGTGGGATCCAATCACTTCTCTACGTAAGCATGGAAGCCATGTGCTAACGAGTGTGGAATTCACCGTAACCAATTTATGCAACATGCGTTGTGAGCACTGTGCTGTAGGTGATAGTCTAACCTCTAGAGAAGAGGAAATGCTACCACTTAAGAATATGCTGGACCGTTTAGAGGAAGTCGAGCATCTAGAGACCATTAGTATTACTGGCGGAGAGCCTATGTTCCGCGCCGGAACGGTGGATAATATCATTGTGCCATTGTTGAAATACGCCAAGGAGCGGGGAATCAGATCGCAAATTAATTCTAATCTGACGATGCCGTATTCCCGTTACGAGAAGCTACTTCCGTATCTGGACGTTATGCATATTTCATTTAATTATGTGAATGGTGACGATTTTCATGAAGTCGGTTTTGCGAACAGTGGTCATGCGGTTGCCAAGGAAGCCGCTTACCGGTTATATAATACAATGATTGAGAACTCTCGTCAGTTAAGTGAGGATGGTATGTTAATTTCTGCGGAAACTATGATTAATTACCGTACCCACACGAAGCTGCCTGAAATTCATAAGCTGATTCTCGACATGGGAGCAAAACGGCATGAAGTTCATCCAATGTACAATTCGAGCTTTGCTTCCGCACTGCCAATGCTATCTTTGAATGAAATGCGAACGGCGATCCATGCGTTACTGGACCAGCGTGATCCGGAGGTTTGGATGCTGTTTGGCACGCTTCCGTTTTTTGCTTGCAGCTTCCTAGAGGAAGATCAGAAGTTGCTAAGCAGAATGCGTGCAGAGAAGAATGTTACACTTCGTAATGATCCGGATGGTCGGAATCGTGTGAATGTAAATATGTTTACTGGAGATGTTTTTGTTACAGATTTCGCTGATATCGCAGCCTTTGGCAACATCGACAACCAAAAACTGGATGATATATTTATCGATTGGCAGACTAAGCATCCGCTGAACCAGAAGGTGAACTGTCACTGCGATGCAGCAGGTTGTTGCGGACCTAATCTGTTAGTAGCGGATATGTATTATCCGGAAGTTGATTTCAAAACAAGAAAAGCGATCAATCTGTAG
- a CDS encoding DedA family protein: protein MPWIIEIISQYGYLAIFALMALGIIGLPVPDEVLMLFVGYLSSVMVLDFSLSVLVCFMGSITGMLISYTIGLRLGQPVVDKFGKWVGLTPKRFASMKRWFLRFGNWTIFIAYFIPGLRHVSSYISGISAMSFKKYILITTAGALTWSLLFVSIGFFVGAKFSFL from the coding sequence ATGCCTTGGATTATTGAGATTATTTCACAGTACGGATATTTAGCCATATTTGCCCTTATGGCACTTGGGATTATCGGACTTCCTGTACCTGATGAGGTGTTAATGCTGTTTGTAGGTTATTTATCCTCCGTTATGGTTTTGGACTTTTCACTTTCGGTATTGGTTTGTTTCATGGGATCCATCACGGGAATGCTTATCAGCTATACTATTGGGTTAAGATTAGGGCAACCTGTGGTAGACAAATTCGGCAAGTGGGTTGGCCTTACACCCAAGCGTTTTGCCAGTATGAAAAGATGGTTTTTGCGGTTCGGCAACTGGACAATCTTCATTGCTTATTTTATTCCCGGTCTGAGGCATGTATCAAGCTATATCTCTGGTATCAGTGCTATGTCCTTCAAAAAATATATTCTCATAACGACTGCAGGAGCGCTAACCTGGTCACTCCTTTTTGTTTCCATCGGCTTTTTTGTGGGGGCTAAGTTTTCCTTTTTGTAG
- a CDS encoding undecaprenyl-diphosphate phosphatase codes for MDTITAIILAIVEGITEFIPVSSTGHMILTTKLLGFAEQDSIMKTYEIVIQLGAILAIALVYRKRVLDLLGLGRRSTGRGGVMPASRLNLIHVILGIAPALAVAFFARDFIKSLFGASTVLWALVAGGILMIVAEWVNKRKMRITAHELDDLSYGQALAIGLYQIISVLWPGFSRSGSTISGGMLSGVSYKASADFSFLIAIPIMCAASGYELLDSYKNFTSETIGYFVIGFLISFVVAYLVVILFMKWIQKIRLTHFAIYRFILAAVFWLFIMR; via the coding sequence ATGGACACGATTACAGCTATTATTTTAGCAATTGTCGAAGGGATTACTGAATTTATTCCTGTATCTTCGACAGGACACATGATCTTGACTACGAAGCTTTTAGGTTTCGCTGAGCAAGATTCGATTATGAAGACTTACGAAATCGTAATTCAGTTAGGGGCAATTTTGGCGATAGCGCTTGTTTATCGCAAGCGTGTGCTTGATTTGTTGGGGCTTGGGCGTAGAAGCACGGGAAGAGGTGGCGTTATGCCGGCATCCCGTCTGAACTTAATCCATGTGATTCTTGGAATTGCCCCAGCACTTGCTGTGGCATTTTTTGCCCGCGATTTTATCAAAAGTCTCTTTGGAGCTTCTACTGTACTCTGGGCGCTTGTCGCCGGAGGTATTCTAATGATTGTCGCAGAATGGGTGAACAAACGCAAAATGCGTATTACTGCTCATGAACTGGATGATCTGTCATATGGACAGGCGCTGGCGATTGGATTGTATCAGATTATTTCGGTACTCTGGCCGGGATTCTCCCGCTCCGGGTCTACAATTTCTGGGGGGATGTTAAGTGGGGTCAGCTATAAGGCTTCCGCGGATTTTTCATTCCTCATAGCTATTCCTATTATGTGTGCGGCTTCCGGGTATGAACTACTGGATTCGTATAAAAACTTCACAAGTGAGACGATTGGTTACTTTGTAATTGGATTTCTGATTTCTTTTGTAGTGGCTTATTTAGTGGTTATTTTGTTTATGAAATGGATTCAAAAGATTCGATTGACGCATTTCGCGATCTACCGATTTATTCTTGCTGCTGTATTCTGGTTGTTTATTATGCGTTAA
- a CDS encoding HAMP domain-containing sensor histidine kinase, producing the protein MRRRGITFKLFVMTVIFFLCFYGMVILSQLLLFDNFYQKQKENRVEKHLKSFAARYTSEQWGSSRTSQELFRFMLRNKTQMVILKLDGKMNSEDPFHIKLIGDDGKSMVVSLSLFMNQYGDALRATNIKVDDQLSIEGELLDEDISSPVIIYPISITKKGGGTVGDAEESGMIHASGTVTEIVLPDMKIWNPRQGTLFEALEEWFPLTPAQADAFKNLEMQKQDWIAPWSGSRNSVIILPLKQSTGEIELLFTVTSLQEVKDSNEALRWFFLYLGIGGIILILVLSLFFSKMVTRPLIKLNNIAKRMVSLDFTGDTSIRQKDELGSLSNSMFTLSLSLDSALRELREANQQLVEDMEQKQKMEILQQDFFANASHELKTPLSIIKGFAEGLEDGVSAGKQDHYIKVIIEEADKMEFLVKNMLDLARLESGTIKLRKTSFMLSELTENVTDKLVHLLSEKHLDVIIIPANELPVYADANWIEQVVLNFMTNAIRHAEKRSSITVNIESHAQTIVFTIQNIGESIPEDQLVQIWERFYRSEPSRSRMTGGTGLGLSIAKRILDMHACHYTVKNTENGVSFTVTFEG; encoded by the coding sequence ATGAGAAGACGTGGAATTACCTTTAAACTGTTTGTGATGACCGTTATCTTTTTCCTCTGCTTTTATGGCATGGTGATTCTAAGCCAACTGCTGTTGTTTGACAATTTCTATCAGAAGCAAAAAGAAAACCGCGTGGAGAAACACCTCAAGAGCTTTGCTGCAAGATATACAAGCGAGCAGTGGGGAAGCTCTCGAACCTCTCAGGAGCTCTTCCGGTTTATGCTGCGGAATAAAACACAAATGGTTATTCTGAAGCTGGACGGTAAGATGAATTCGGAAGATCCATTTCATATAAAGTTAATCGGCGATGATGGAAAGAGTATGGTTGTCTCTTTATCCCTGTTCATGAATCAGTACGGAGATGCGCTTAGAGCAACAAACATTAAAGTAGATGATCAGTTAAGCATTGAAGGCGAACTTCTGGATGAAGACATTTCTTCACCCGTTATAATCTACCCCATAAGTATTACAAAAAAAGGGGGCGGAACAGTAGGGGATGCGGAAGAGAGTGGGATGATTCATGCATCTGGCACTGTTACAGAAATTGTACTGCCTGATATGAAAATATGGAATCCACGCCAGGGAACTCTATTTGAGGCCCTAGAGGAGTGGTTCCCTTTGACGCCAGCACAGGCAGACGCCTTTAAAAATTTGGAAATGCAGAAGCAAGACTGGATTGCTCCCTGGAGTGGGAGTCGTAATTCTGTTATTATTTTGCCTCTTAAGCAAAGTACCGGAGAAATTGAACTGCTATTCACAGTCACCTCGTTACAAGAAGTTAAGGATTCGAATGAGGCGTTGCGTTGGTTCTTTTTATATCTGGGAATTGGCGGCATTATCTTGATTCTGGTGCTCTCGCTCTTTTTTTCGAAAATGGTAACACGTCCACTGATTAAGTTAAACAACATAGCCAAACGGATGGTTTCTCTGGACTTTACAGGGGATACATCCATTCGCCAGAAGGATGAGTTAGGTAGCCTTTCTAATAGCATGTTCACTTTATCGCTAAGTCTGGATTCTGCTTTACGAGAGTTAAGAGAGGCCAATCAGCAGCTAGTTGAGGATATGGAGCAGAAACAAAAAATGGAGATCCTGCAGCAGGACTTTTTTGCCAACGCATCCCATGAATTGAAGACTCCGCTCAGTATTATCAAAGGTTTTGCCGAGGGATTGGAGGACGGCGTGAGCGCCGGCAAGCAGGATCACTACATCAAGGTGATTATTGAGGAAGCAGATAAAATGGAGTTTCTTGTTAAAAACATGCTAGATCTAGCGCGGTTGGAGTCTGGCACTATCAAACTTCGAAAAACTTCCTTTATGTTAAGTGAACTGACGGAAAATGTGACGGACAAGCTGGTTCACTTGCTGAGTGAAAAACATTTGGATGTCATCATTATTCCTGCAAATGAATTACCGGTATATGCTGATGCGAACTGGATCGAACAAGTTGTGCTAAATTTTATGACCAATGCTATCAGGCATGCGGAAAAAAGAAGTTCCATCACCGTCAATATTGAGAGCCATGCCCAGACTATTGTATTCACTATTCAAAATATAGGAGAATCAATCCCTGAAGATCAGCTGGTGCAAATCTGGGAACGATTCTATCGGTCTGAGCCATCCCGCAGTCGAATGACGGGCGGTACTGGTCTGGGACTTTCGATTGCGAAGCGAATACTAGATATGCACGCTTGTCATTATACAGTGAAGAACACGGAAAACGGTGTTAGCTTTACGGTGACCTTTGAAGGCTAA
- the pssA gene encoding CDP-diacylglycerol--serine O-phosphatidyltransferase — protein sequence MKLNWLPSMCTLANLGLGSLSLYFTIQERYSLALLMILLATICDVLDGLLARILQCTSEFGKQLDSLADIISFGLAPTFLILLYKLEDAHWIGLAAAVFFLICGALRLARFNMSAPSKGFVGMPITAAGVILSMISLLDERMKPGLVIVLMGLLSVMMISRIPFPSLKKSFNRK from the coding sequence TTGAAATTGAACTGGTTGCCTTCAATGTGCACACTCGCAAACTTGGGACTCGGATCATTATCCTTGTATTTTACGATTCAAGAACGATATAGCTTGGCTTTATTAATGATACTGCTCGCGACAATATGCGATGTACTGGACGGATTACTGGCAAGAATACTGCAATGTACCAGTGAATTCGGTAAACAATTGGACTCATTGGCGGATATCATATCGTTTGGTTTAGCGCCTACCTTCCTTATCTTGTTGTATAAGTTAGAAGATGCCCACTGGATTGGACTAGCAGCTGCGGTTTTCTTTTTGATCTGCGGCGCACTTCGTTTGGCCAGATTTAATATGTCGGCTCCTTCCAAAGGATTCGTGGGGATGCCCATTACTGCCGCTGGAGTCATTCTATCGATGATTTCTTTGCTAGATGAACGCATGAAACCGGGACTGGTCATCGTATTAATGGGATTGCTGTCCGTAATGATGATCAGTCGTATCCCATTTCCGTCCCTTAAAAAATCGTTCAACAGGAAGTGA
- a CDS encoding response regulator transcription factor has protein sequence MKKKLLLVEDEIRIRELVSDYFIQNDWEVLEADNGRDALVWFDSLLPDLLILDIMMPAMNGYEVCREVREKSAIPIILLTAKSTDDDKIYGFELGADDYVTKPFSPKVLVARANALMKRVEGSHLPESSIVKFGSAMFNTLAHRLEVEDAEVELTPKEYDLLWLLIRNKGIVISRDTILSRIWGIEFEGDSRVVDSHIKKLRSKLGYESRFIRTVIGTGYMFEEEA, from the coding sequence TTGAAAAAGAAGCTTCTTCTCGTTGAGGATGAAATTCGTATTCGCGAACTGGTGTCTGATTATTTCATACAGAATGATTGGGAAGTACTCGAAGCGGATAATGGAAGAGATGCATTGGTTTGGTTTGACTCACTGCTGCCGGATCTGCTGATTTTGGATATCATGATGCCTGCTATGAATGGCTATGAAGTGTGCCGTGAAGTTCGTGAAAAATCAGCGATACCTATCATTTTGTTAACCGCCAAGTCCACAGATGACGACAAAATCTACGGATTTGAATTAGGAGCGGATGATTATGTTACAAAGCCATTTAGTCCTAAGGTGCTGGTAGCCCGGGCAAATGCGCTTATGAAGCGGGTTGAAGGCTCCCATCTGCCTGAATCTAGCATAGTAAAATTTGGTTCCGCGATGTTTAACACCTTGGCTCATCGGTTAGAGGTAGAAGATGCGGAAGTGGAGCTTACTCCTAAGGAATATGATCTTTTATGGCTTTTAATACGAAATAAAGGGATTGTCATTTCAAGGGATACGATACTTAGCCGAATCTGGGGAATTGAATTTGAAGGAGACTCCAGAGTTGTGGACAGTCATATCAAAAAGCTGCGAAGTAAATTGGGTTATGAATCACGTTTTATTCGTACGGTGATTGGCACAGGGTACATGTTCGAGGAAGAGGCATGA